A window from Deltaproteobacteria bacterium HGW-Deltaproteobacteria-18 encodes these proteins:
- the efp gene encoding elongation factor P, with protein MLATSDFKKGKKIEIDGAPCEILECSHYKPGKGGAFMRTKYRNLLTGSVVEQNFRSGIKFPKPDLEVREMQYLYNEGESYAFMDMTTFEQISVPHDLIGEKGGYLKEAQAYKVMLYQGRPLDLEMSGSVVLEVTMTDPGMKGDTVTGASKPATLETGIVVNVPLFVEIGTKIKVNTETGEYLGRE; from the coding sequence ATGTTAGCTACGAGTGATTTCAAGAAAGGCAAGAAGATAGAGATTGACGGCGCACCGTGCGAGATTCTGGAGTGCAGTCATTACAAGCCGGGCAAGGGCGGTGCGTTCATGCGCACCAAGTACCGCAACCTGCTCACCGGATCGGTGGTCGAGCAGAATTTCCGTTCCGGGATCAAGTTTCCCAAGCCGGACCTGGAAGTCCGGGAAATGCAGTACCTCTACAATGAAGGCGAAAGCTATGCCTTCATGGATATGACAACCTTTGAGCAGATTTCCGTCCCTCACGACCTCATCGGCGAAAAGGGCGGTTACCTCAAGGAGGCACAGGCCTACAAGGTCATGCTGTACCAAGGTCGTCCCCTGGATCTGGAAATGTCCGGCTCCGTTGTCCTGGAAGTGACCATGACCGATCCCGGCATGAAGGGCGACACGGTAACCGGCGCCTCCAAACCCGCGACCCTGGAGACCGGGATCGTGGTCAACGTCCCGCTTTTCGTCGAGATCGGAACCAAGATCAAGGTCAATACGGAAACGGGCGAATATCTCGGCCGCGAATAG
- a CDS encoding 3-dehydroquinate dehydratase: MEFVVINGPNLGFLGQRQPEIYGSEGMDALPGLVERLLGEDAARIRLTLFQSNSEGALIDRLEEAWKIKSDGIVLNAGAFTHTSLALADCLAWTGLPCVEVHLSNVHARQSAMRHTSLIARHCIGAIAGFGIMSYALAVQALWQRLAVQP; the protein is encoded by the coding sequence ATGGAATTCGTGGTCATAAACGGTCCCAACCTTGGCTTTCTGGGGCAGCGGCAGCCGGAAATATATGGATCCGAAGGCATGGATGCGCTTCCAGGGCTGGTTGAAAGACTGCTCGGAGAAGACGCCGCCCGCATTCGCCTGACGCTGTTCCAGTCCAATTCCGAGGGCGCTCTCATCGACCGTCTGGAAGAGGCCTGGAAGATCAAAAGCGACGGCATCGTCCTCAACGCCGGAGCCTTCACCCACACCAGCCTTGCCTTGGCCGATTGCCTGGCCTGGACCGGACTCCCTTGCGTCGAGGTCCATCTGAGCAACGTGCATGCCCGCCAGTCCGCCATGCGGCACACCAGCCTCATCGCACGGCACTGCATAGGGGCTATTGCCGGTTTCGGCATTATGAGCTATGCGCTCGCAGTCCAGGCGCTTTGGCAGCGTCTGGCCGTCCAGCCCTGA
- a CDS encoding YihA family ribosome biogenesis GTP-binding protein, translated as MPSTVILEKTIYTIDQLGEMPLPQLALAGRSNVGKSSLLNKLTGRKNLAKISSTPGKTRSLNFYRVSPEEFYLVDLPGYGYARCSKTEREKWATLINRYLKNNPRLFGVVALLDSRLPPQALDIELITYIRAQGMDVFPVMTKADKCKQPVRSANQAAWQRLLGTEKPPLLISSHSGMNIDKLWQFFLEKFSAVQPHK; from the coding sequence ATGCCCAGCACCGTAATTTTGGAAAAGACAATCTACACCATCGACCAACTGGGAGAAATGCCGCTTCCTCAACTGGCTCTCGCCGGACGATCCAATGTCGGAAAATCGTCCCTGCTGAACAAACTCACCGGCAGAAAAAATCTTGCGAAAATCAGTTCCACTCCCGGCAAAACCCGCAGCCTGAACTTTTACAGGGTCAGTCCGGAAGAATTCTATCTCGTTGATCTTCCGGGGTACGGATATGCCCGTTGCTCCAAGACGGAACGTGAAAAATGGGCCACTCTCATCAACAGATACTTGAAAAACAACCCACGCCTCTTTGGAGTGGTCGCCCTGCTTGACTCACGCCTTCCGCCCCAGGCCCTCGACATAGAACTGATCACCTACATCAGGGCTCAAGGGATGGATGTATTCCCCGTGATGACCAAGGCCGACAAATGCAAGCAACCTGTTCGAAGCGCTAATCAGGCCGCATGGCAACGGCTTCTGGGGACTGAAAAACCACCGCTGCTCATCTCCAGCCATTCCGGCATGAATATCGACAAACTTTGGCAATTCTTCCTTGAAAAATTTTCCGCAGTGCAGCCGCACAAATAA
- a CDS encoding monovalent cation/H+ antiporter subunit A, translating into MNVLIIVLLPLLGAMLPPLTIRFGRNVCTWAAMAVTACTFVLASALLIRIFEGGPVSMHQPWLHGIGLDLSLRMDGLAALFALLVPGIGLLVIIYARYYLSEKDPMGRLYGLLLVFMSSMLGVALSDNLILLLVFWELTSLSSFLLIGYWQHRADARQGARMALVVTGMGGLALLAGFLLLGQMAGTYRISDILPQGDLIRAHSLYVPALLLILIGAFTKSAQFPFHFWLPRAMAAPTPISAYLHSATMVKAGVFLLARLYPILSGTDLWFFTVSGFGLTTLLMGAYAAIFQHDLKGLLAYSTISHLGLIVLLFGLDTPLAAVAGVFHIINHATFKASLFMAAGIIDHETGTRDMRRLNGLWRYMPHTAALAMIASAAMAGVPLLNGFLSKEMFFAETLHVDLLGSAWWVLPAAATMAGIFAVAYSARFIHDVFFNGQPLNLPKYPPHEPPRFMKMPVEILAGLCLLVGILPGLTVGPLLNLAATSVTGEALPNYNLSIWHGFNTPLFMSLVALGGGFAVYGMRHKLFALHERLQFSLDAAALFHTAEDALIRTARALLQGMDNGSLQRSTALLLGASAMAMILALADPGITGPIPVTPIDGPSLMGALLLMAAGLLTVLWHGQRLSAIIALSVVGLLVALVFVRFSAPDLALTQLSVEVVTIMLLLLALFFMPQRHKPQSLPCRRFRDVLLAVGTGTGCGLLAWGMLTRPLDSISSFFMEQSIPGGGGANVVNVILVDFRGFDTLGEVTVLAVAAVGIFALLDNLRLPVPTNDLDGRPWASERHPLILSQMTRFLLPLALLVSMFLFLRGHNAPGGGFIAGLVTAVALILQYMANGTAWTQRQWRLPFHSLIAAGVLVATATGTASLLANHPFLTSTFGHVRLPVVGEFELASAMLFDLGVFLTVVGVIMLILANLGKLTRRKVRPGRIR; encoded by the coding sequence ATGAACGTTCTCATTATCGTCCTGCTCCCACTTCTGGGAGCCATGCTCCCACCCCTGACCATCCGCTTCGGGCGCAACGTCTGTACCTGGGCGGCCATGGCCGTGACTGCATGCACCTTCGTGTTGGCCTCAGCCCTGCTCATCCGGATTTTTGAAGGCGGTCCCGTTTCCATGCATCAGCCCTGGCTGCACGGTATCGGACTCGACCTGTCCCTGCGCATGGACGGCCTGGCCGCCCTGTTTGCACTCCTGGTGCCGGGCATCGGACTGCTGGTCATCATCTATGCCCGCTACTACCTTTCGGAAAAAGACCCCATGGGCCGCCTTTATGGGCTGCTGCTCGTTTTCATGAGTTCCATGCTCGGCGTGGCGCTGTCCGACAACCTGATCCTGCTGCTCGTCTTCTGGGAACTTACCTCCCTGTCCTCCTTCCTGCTCATCGGCTACTGGCAGCACCGCGCGGATGCCCGGCAGGGAGCGCGCATGGCCCTTGTCGTCACCGGCATGGGAGGCCTGGCCCTGCTGGCCGGATTCCTGCTGCTGGGACAGATGGCCGGAACATACCGCATCTCCGACATTCTGCCGCAGGGCGACCTTATCCGCGCCCATTCGCTCTACGTCCCGGCACTGCTGCTCATCCTGATCGGCGCTTTCACCAAATCGGCGCAGTTTCCCTTCCATTTCTGGCTGCCACGCGCCATGGCCGCGCCCACGCCCATAAGTGCCTACCTGCACTCGGCCACCATGGTCAAAGCGGGCGTCTTCCTGCTGGCCAGGCTTTACCCGATCCTGTCAGGCACGGATCTGTGGTTTTTCACCGTGAGCGGCTTCGGACTGACCACGCTGCTCATGGGTGCCTATGCCGCCATCTTCCAGCATGATCTGAAGGGCCTGCTGGCCTACTCGACCATCAGCCACCTTGGCCTCATCGTACTCCTCTTCGGGCTGGACACGCCTCTGGCTGCCGTGGCCGGAGTCTTTCACATCATCAACCACGCCACCTTCAAGGCCTCGCTGTTCATGGCCGCAGGAATCATCGACCACGAAACCGGAACCCGGGACATGCGCCGCCTGAACGGGCTGTGGAGGTACATGCCACACACCGCGGCCCTGGCCATGATCGCATCGGCGGCCATGGCCGGAGTGCCGCTTTTGAACGGCTTTCTGTCCAAGGAGATGTTTTTCGCCGAAACCCTGCACGTCGACCTGCTCGGCTCCGCGTGGTGGGTTCTCCCGGCGGCCGCGACCATGGCCGGAATTTTTGCCGTGGCCTATTCGGCCCGTTTCATCCACGATGTCTTCTTTAACGGCCAGCCGCTGAACCTGCCCAAATACCCGCCCCACGAACCGCCGCGCTTCATGAAGATGCCGGTGGAGATCCTGGCCGGGCTGTGCCTGCTGGTAGGCATCTTGCCGGGCCTGACTGTGGGGCCGCTCCTGAACCTGGCCGCCACCAGCGTGACCGGCGAAGCCTTGCCGAACTACAATCTGTCCATCTGGCACGGCTTCAACACGCCGCTCTTTATGAGCCTGGTTGCCCTTGGAGGCGGATTCGCCGTCTACGGGATGAGGCACAAGCTCTTTGCCCTGCACGAGCGCCTGCAATTCTCCCTCGATGCAGCCGCGCTCTTCCATACCGCGGAAGACGCCCTGATCCGTACCGCGCGCGCCCTCCTGCAAGGCATGGACAACGGTTCCCTGCAACGCTCGACGGCCCTGCTCCTGGGGGCTTCGGCCATGGCCATGATTCTGGCGCTCGCGGACCCCGGCATCACCGGCCCGATCCCCGTCACCCCCATCGACGGCCCGTCTCTCATGGGCGCGCTGCTGCTCATGGCCGCCGGTCTGCTGACCGTGCTCTGGCATGGACAGCGCCTGTCCGCGATCATTGCGCTGAGCGTGGTCGGTCTGCTCGTAGCCTTGGTCTTCGTGCGTTTTTCCGCGCCGGATCTAGCCCTGACCCAGCTCAGCGTCGAAGTGGTGACCATAATGCTTCTGCTGCTCGCTCTCTTTTTCATGCCCCAGCGCCACAAGCCGCAATCCCTGCCTTGCAGACGCTTCAGGGATGTTCTTCTGGCCGTCGGCACAGGGACCGGATGCGGCCTGCTGGCCTGGGGCATGCTGACTCGCCCCCTTGACTCCATCTCCTCCTTTTTCATGGAGCAGAGCATCCCCGGCGGTGGCGGGGCCAATGTCGTCAACGTCATCCTGGTGGATTTTCGCGGCTTCGACACCTTGGGAGAGGTCACGGTCCTGGCCGTGGCCGCCGTCGGCATCTTCGCCCTGCTCGACAACCTGCGCCTGCCGGTCCCGACGAACGACCTGGATGGCCGCCCCTGGGCCAGCGAACGTCACCCGCTGATCCTGTCGCAGATGACGCGCTTTCTGCTGCCCCTGGCCCTTCTGGTCTCGATGTTCCTGTTCCTGCGCGGACACAATGCGCCCGGAGGAGGGTTCATCGCAGGCTTGGTCACTGCAGTGGCGCTCATTCTGCAATACATGGCTAACGGCACCGCCTGGACCCAGCGGCAGTGGCGGCTGCCCTTCCATTCGCTCATCGCCGCCGGGGTGCTCGTGGCGACCGCCACCGGGACGGCCAGCCTGCTGGCGAACCATCCTTTCCTGACCTCCACCTTCGGCCATGTCCGCCTGCCCGTCGTTGGAGAATTTGAACTGGCCAGCGCCATGCTTTTCGACCTTGGCGTATTCCTGACCGTCGTCGGGGTGATCATGCTCATCCTGGCCAATCTGGGCAAACTGACGCGGCGCAAAGTGCGCCCCGGGAGGATACGCTGA
- a CDS encoding Na+/H+ antiporter subunit C, with protein sequence MEALAALVIAVLVGCGTYLTLRARTFSVVLGLSLLSYAANIFLFFSGRLMTGAPPLATSSGATADPLPQALVLTAIVIGFGMTAFVVILALRSLGELGTDQVDGKDEKS encoded by the coding sequence ATGGAAGCCCTCGCCGCCCTGGTCATCGCCGTTCTCGTCGGCTGCGGGACATACCTGACGCTGCGCGCCCGGACCTTCTCCGTGGTCCTTGGGCTCTCGCTCCTGTCTTACGCGGCCAACATTTTCCTCTTCTTCAGCGGCCGCCTGATGACCGGAGCGCCGCCCCTGGCCACTAGCTCCGGAGCCACGGCCGACCCACTGCCCCAGGCGCTGGTCCTGACCGCCATCGTCATCGGTTTCGGCATGACCGCCTTCGTGGTCATCCTGGCCCTGCGCTCCCTCGGGGAACTTGGCACCGACCAGGTCGACGGCAAGGACGAAAAATCATGA
- a CDS encoding monovalent cation/H+ antiporter subunit D, which yields MNHLMIFPLLLPLVAGMTNLLLVRKGVGAQRLVSILTACALLAVTLLLLHRAQAGHIDTYELGNWPAPFGIVLVLDRLSALMLMLTALLTLPVLLHACCGDDQRGRDFHVIFPLQILGINGAFLTGDIFNLFVFFEILLIASYSLALHGLGPERTRSALRYVVLNLIGSSLFLIALGTLYGVCGTLNMADLALKVAGSTPGQAPLLRAAALLLLTVFGLKAAVLPLFLWLPGLYAAVLPTVAALFAIMTKVGVYAILRTQTLIFTNRGPVPEAADLLFPLALATLGAGSLCALGSRRLRLLLAWLVIVSVGTLLAGIGLWNEAAISASLYYLPHSTLVSAGLFLLADHLARQRGQTADALEPGPPMARPTLLGGLFLLGAMGVAGLPPLSGFIGKLLLLQAAPASLVAWVWPFVLGGSLLGIIALGRCGSMLFWKNQDAPLAAPTESWLRLAPATALILAAVILSVMAGPVIAYTDATARQLLAPDNYIKAVLKGEAP from the coding sequence ATGAACCATCTGATGATATTCCCCCTGCTCCTGCCGCTGGTCGCCGGGATGACAAACCTGCTGCTGGTCCGCAAAGGCGTCGGTGCGCAGCGCCTCGTTTCCATCCTGACGGCATGCGCCCTGCTCGCGGTGACCCTGCTATTACTGCACAGGGCCCAAGCCGGACACATCGACACGTACGAACTCGGCAACTGGCCGGCGCCCTTTGGCATCGTCCTGGTGCTGGACAGGCTGAGCGCCCTCATGCTCATGCTGACCGCATTGCTGACTTTGCCGGTCCTGCTCCATGCCTGTTGCGGCGACGACCAGCGCGGACGTGATTTTCACGTCATCTTCCCCCTGCAGATCTTGGGCATAAACGGTGCATTCCTGACCGGCGACATCTTCAATCTTTTCGTATTCTTCGAAATCCTGCTCATCGCGTCCTATTCTCTGGCGCTGCACGGCCTGGGCCCCGAACGCACGCGAAGCGCCCTGCGCTACGTGGTCCTGAACCTCATCGGCTCAAGCCTTTTCCTCATCGCCCTTGGCACTCTTTATGGCGTCTGCGGCACCCTCAACATGGCCGATCTGGCGCTCAAGGTGGCCGGCAGCACTCCTGGCCAGGCCCCGCTGCTCCGCGCGGCGGCCCTGCTACTCTTGACCGTGTTCGGACTTAAAGCAGCCGTTCTGCCCCTTTTTCTGTGGCTGCCAGGTCTCTACGCCGCAGTGCTGCCCACCGTGGCCGCCCTTTTTGCCATCATGACCAAGGTTGGCGTCTATGCCATCCTGCGCACCCAGACGCTCATCTTCACGAATCGCGGCCCCGTTCCCGAAGCGGCAGATTTGCTCTTTCCTCTGGCGCTTGCGACCCTGGGCGCAGGATCGCTGTGCGCCCTCGGCAGCAGACGCCTGCGGCTGCTCCTGGCTTGGCTGGTCATCGTCTCCGTCGGCACGCTGCTGGCGGGTATCGGTCTTTGGAACGAGGCCGCCATAAGCGCGAGCCTCTACTACCTGCCGCACTCGACCCTGGTCTCCGCCGGGCTTTTTTTGCTGGCCGACCACCTGGCGCGCCAGCGCGGACAGACGGCAGACGCGCTTGAGCCAGGCCCGCCCATGGCCCGCCCGACCCTGCTGGGAGGGCTTTTTCTCCTTGGAGCCATGGGCGTCGCCGGACTGCCTCCGCTGTCAGGATTCATAGGCAAACTTCTGCTTCTGCAAGCCGCGCCGGCATCACTTGTCGCCTGGGTCTGGCCATTTGTCCTGGGCGGCAGCCTCCTTGGCATCATCGCTCTTGGCCGATGCGGGAGCATGCTCTTCTGGAAAAACCAGGATGCTCCTCTCGCGGCTCCCACGGAGTCATGGCTGCGGCTTGCACCGGCCACTGCGCTGATCCTGGCCGCCGTGATCCTGTCCGTCATGGCCGGACCCGTCATCGCCTACACCGACGCCACGGCCAGGCAGCTCCTTGCTCCGGACAACTACATCAAGGCCGTTCTCAAAGGGGAAGCCCCATGA
- a CDS encoding Na+/H+ antiporter subunit E: protein MKRWLPQPMFSLFLLLIWLLLVNSAAPGQIVLGALFAVTIPLFTIRFWPDQPCMRRPLTLIVYLAVFFWDIVVANLTVARLILGPTRLLRPAFIRLPLDLKNDFAITLLAHTISLTPGTVSAQVAEDRQSLLIHALDLDDEALLVERIKQRYEAPLKEIFPC, encoded by the coding sequence ATGAAACGATGGCTGCCGCAACCCATGTTCAGCCTTTTCCTGCTGCTGATCTGGCTTCTGCTCGTAAATTCAGCGGCCCCCGGACAGATTGTGCTCGGGGCGCTCTTCGCCGTGACCATACCCCTCTTCACGATAAGGTTCTGGCCGGATCAGCCGTGCATGCGCAGACCGCTGACCCTGATCGTCTATCTGGCCGTCTTCTTCTGGGACATCGTCGTCGCCAACCTGACCGTGGCCCGGCTCATCCTCGGACCGACAAGACTCCTGCGCCCGGCGTTCATCCGCCTGCCCCTGGACCTCAAAAACGATTTCGCCATCACTCTTCTGGCCCACACCATCTCCCTCACCCCCGGTACCGTTTCGGCGCAAGTGGCGGAAGATCGGCAAAGCCTGCTCATTCACGCCCTGGACCTGGACGACGAGGCCCTGCTCGTGGAGCGCATCAAACAGCGCTACGAAGCGCCCCTCAAGGAGATTTTCCCATGTTGA
- a CDS encoding K+/H+ antiporter subunit F, with protein sequence MLTTAIMVAFFCIAVALALNFWRLFAGPTLPDRILALDTMAINTIALLILLGIHQNLTEFFEAALLIAMMSFIGTVALCKYLLRGDIIE encoded by the coding sequence ATGTTGACCACAGCCATCATGGTGGCCTTTTTCTGCATCGCCGTCGCTCTGGCACTCAATTTCTGGAGACTTTTCGCCGGGCCGACCCTTCCGGACCGCATCCTGGCCCTGGACACCATGGCCATCAACACCATCGCCCTTCTGATCCTGCTGGGCATCCATCAGAATCTGACCGAATTCTTCGAGGCAGCCCTGCTCATCGCCATGATGAGCTTCATCGGAACCGTGGCCCTGTGCAAGTACCTGTTGCGCGGAGATATCATCGAATAG
- a CDS encoding Na+/H+ antiporter subunit G: MLSEMLISLFLLIGGAFALIGSIGLARLPDLFTRLHGPTKATTLGVGGILIASVLHFSGQEHALSLHELLITLFLFATAPVSAYLIARSALHLRGPGGPKDEP, translated from the coding sequence ATGCTCAGTGAAATGCTCATATCCCTCTTTCTACTGATAGGCGGCGCCTTCGCGCTCATCGGGTCCATCGGCTTGGCCCGCCTGCCCGACCTGTTCACCCGCCTGCACGGACCGACCAAGGCCACGACCCTGGGTGTCGGCGGCATCCTCATCGCTTCGGTGCTGCACTTCAGCGGACAAGAGCATGCCCTGAGCCTGCACGAACTGCTCATCACCCTGTTTCTTTTCGCCACGGCCCCGGTCAGCGCCTATCTCATCGCCCGTTCGGCGTTGCACCTGCGCGGTCCTGGCGGCCCCAAAGACGAGCCCTGA
- a CDS encoding uracil phosphoribosyltransferase, with protein sequence MAVFVADHPLIKHKLGLMRKHDISTKNFRELASEVARLLTYEATKDLETEKKTVQGWAGPVDVDVIKGKKITVVPILRAGLGMQDGVLDLVPGAKVSVVGFYRNEETLQPVEYYVKLAKNIGKRMAIILDPMLATGGTLDATIRCLKNAGCTSIRGLFLVAAPEGLKRISEAHPDVDIYVAAVDERLNENGYILPGLGDAGDKIFGTK encoded by the coding sequence ATGGCAGTATTCGTGGCGGACCATCCACTCATCAAGCACAAGCTCGGACTCATGCGCAAGCATGACATCAGCACCAAGAATTTCAGGGAACTCGCTTCCGAAGTCGCCAGACTACTGACCTACGAGGCCACCAAGGATCTGGAGACGGAAAAGAAGACCGTGCAGGGATGGGCCGGACCCGTCGATGTGGACGTCATCAAGGGCAAGAAGATCACTGTCGTTCCGATCCTGCGGGCCGGCCTCGGCATGCAGGACGGTGTGCTTGATCTGGTTCCCGGCGCCAAGGTCAGCGTCGTCGGCTTCTACCGCAACGAGGAGACCCTCCAGCCCGTGGAATATTACGTCAAGCTGGCCAAGAACATCGGCAAACGCATGGCCATTATCCTTGACCCCATGCTCGCAACGGGCGGCACCCTCGATGCCACCATCCGCTGCCTGAAAAATGCGGGCTGCACCAGCATCCGCGGCCTCTTCCTGGTTGCGGCACCCGAAGGGTTGAAGCGGATCAGCGAAGCGCACCCGGATGTGGACATCTATGTTGCGGCTGTTGACGAGCGCCTCAATGAAAACGGGTACATCCTGCCGGGCCTGGGTGACGCCGGAGACAAGATTTTCGGGACGAAATGA
- the hisA gene encoding 1-(5-phosphoribosyl)-5-[(5-phosphoribosylamino)methylideneamino]imidazole-4-carboxamide isomerase, which produces MNIFPAVDIKDGKCVRLRQGVEDQVTVFSDDPVAMARQWVDAGTRWLHVIDLDGAFSGTPRNMELIRELCSAVSIPVQLGGGIRSVEIAGKYLEAGVTRLIIGTVALEDPALFRELCQAYPGRIGVSLDARDGQLKTKGWVEDAGKTVADVVPELEAAGAAFFIYTDISRDGMQSGVNIPALESLLAMTDLPVLIAGGISTLEDVQAVHPLREQGLAGVITGKAIYAGSLDLKAALDWLAARE; this is translated from the coding sequence ATGAATATATTTCCGGCAGTTGACATAAAGGATGGCAAGTGCGTGCGCTTGCGTCAGGGCGTCGAGGATCAGGTCACGGTTTTCTCCGACGACCCGGTGGCCATGGCCCGGCAGTGGGTCGATGCGGGCACCAGGTGGCTGCATGTCATTGATCTTGATGGAGCGTTCAGCGGTACTCCGCGCAATATGGAGCTCATTCGGGAGCTGTGTTCGGCGGTCTCCATCCCGGTGCAGTTGGGCGGCGGGATTCGTAGCGTCGAGATCGCGGGCAAATATCTCGAAGCCGGAGTGACGCGCCTTATCATCGGCACTGTGGCTCTCGAAGACCCGGCCCTTTTCCGCGAACTCTGCCAGGCCTATCCGGGCCGCATCGGCGTGTCCCTGGACGCCCGCGACGGACAGCTCAAGACCAAGGGCTGGGTCGAAGACGCTGGCAAGACCGTAGCCGACGTGGTGCCGGAACTCGAAGCCGCCGGAGCGGCGTTCTTCATCTATACCGACATCAGCCGCGACGGCATGCAGTCCGGGGTCAACATTCCGGCCCTTGAGTCACTGCTGGCCATGACGGACCTGCCCGTGCTCATCGCAGGTGGGATCTCCACCCTTGAGGATGTGCAGGCCGTGCACCCCCTGCGCGAGCAAGGTCTGGCCGGGGTCATCACCGGCAAGGCGATCTATGCCGGAAGCCTTGATCTCAAAGCCGCACTCGATTGGCTTGCAGCAAGGGAATAG
- a CDS encoding imidazoleglycerol-phosphate dehydratase HisB, translating into MQPRTGRIERETRETRISVAVNLDGTGACSVQTGFGFADHMLDLLGHWAGFDLEISCKGDLHIDAHHSLEDIGLCLGNALSMALGERRGIARVGCAKVPMDEALTEVCLDLSGRSYLVYEENVLPAVIAGEEKDLWREFLKSLASKAGMNLHVRMLYGQNGHHLLESVFKGLGLALRQAVRVEREDVLSTKGGLDA; encoded by the coding sequence ATGCAGCCTCGTACAGGCCGAATTGAACGGGAGACCCGGGAAACCCGGATTTCGGTGGCAGTGAATCTCGATGGAACAGGCGCCTGCTCGGTGCAAACGGGGTTCGGCTTTGCCGACCACATGCTCGATCTTCTCGGACATTGGGCCGGTTTCGATCTTGAGATTTCCTGCAAAGGCGATCTGCATATAGATGCGCATCATTCCCTGGAGGATATCGGCCTGTGTCTTGGCAATGCCTTGAGCATGGCTCTTGGGGAGCGTCGTGGCATCGCTCGAGTCGGGTGTGCGAAGGTGCCCATGGACGAGGCCCTGACCGAGGTCTGCCTCGATCTTTCCGGACGGTCATATCTGGTGTACGAGGAAAACGTATTGCCAGCGGTGATCGCCGGAGAAGAGAAGGACCTGTGGCGTGAATTTCTGAAATCGCTGGCGTCCAAGGCGGGCATGAACCTTCATGTGCGCATGCTTTACGGACAAAACGGACACCATCTGCTGGAATCGGTATTCAAGGGACTCGGCCTGGCTCTGCGGCAGGCCGTGCGCGTGGAACGAGAAGACGTGCTCAGCACCAAAGGAGGTCTCGACGCATGA
- the tatC gene encoding twin-arginine translocase subunit TatC — protein MTFTEHLNELRVRLVRCIIAAFVGLMVCYAFAEQLFTMLMQPLVTLLEPSGGSLIYTGLPEAFFTHLKVAAIAGLFVASPYIFYQLWMFIAPGLYEGERKYMIPIALCSAIFFVTGALFGYYVVFPFGFQFFLGYATDVIKPMPSVKEYFSFSTSMLFAFGFIFELPLFMFFLSALGLVKHNTLRKYRKYAILGSFVVAAVLTPPDVVSQTLMAGPLCLLYEVGIWVAYLVEKNKKPKEPPAEDDAAAEAKG, from the coding sequence ATGACGTTCACCGAGCACCTCAATGAGTTGCGGGTGCGTCTGGTACGTTGCATCATCGCGGCTTTCGTGGGTCTTATGGTTTGTTATGCGTTTGCCGAGCAGCTCTTCACAATGCTCATGCAACCGCTTGTCACGTTGCTCGAACCTTCCGGCGGTTCGCTCATCTACACAGGTCTGCCCGAAGCCTTCTTTACCCACCTCAAAGTCGCGGCCATCGCGGGTCTGTTCGTGGCCAGCCCCTACATTTTCTATCAGCTCTGGATGTTCATCGCTCCCGGTCTTTACGAAGGGGAGCGAAAATACATGATCCCCATCGCCCTGTGTTCGGCCATTTTTTTTGTGACAGGGGCTCTTTTTGGATATTATGTTGTCTTCCCGTTTGGTTTTCAGTTTTTTCTGGGCTATGCTACGGATGTCATAAAGCCCATGCCCTCGGTCAAAGAGTATTTCAGCTTTTCGACCAGCATGCTTTTTGCGTTTGGTTTCATTTTCGAGTTGCCGCTGTTCATGTTTTTCCTCTCGGCTCTTGGGCTCGTGAAGCACAATACCCTGCGCAAGTACCGCAAATACGCCATTTTGGGGAGTTTTGTCGTGGCGGCCGTGCTCACCCCGCCGGACGTTGTATCGCAAACGCTGATGGCCGGGCCGCTTTGTTTGCTGTATGAGGTTGGCATTTGGGTGGCCTATCTTGTCGAAAAGAATAAGAAGCCCAAAGAGCCCCCGGCGGAAGATGACGCGGCAGCGGAAGCCAAGGGATAA
- the tatB gene encoding twin-arginine translocase subunit TatB, with protein sequence MFGIGSTELIVILIVALIVIGPAKLPEMAKSLGKALGEFRRVSTDVKRTIEMEAEQSEQKVKTEQAKKELYPETVAKAPAEPEATAVPAEPEATEAAAPEQPSVQSAEKEKDKA encoded by the coding sequence ATGTTTGGAATTGGGTCCACGGAACTTATAGTTATTCTCATTGTCGCCCTGATCGTCATTGGCCCTGCCAAGCTGCCGGAAATGGCCAAATCCCTGGGCAAGGCCCTGGGCGAATTCCGGCGTGTCAGCACCGATGTGAAGCGGACCATCGAAATGGAAGCCGAGCAATCCGAGCAGAAAGTGAAGACGGAACAGGCCAAGAAGGAACTCTACCCTGAAACCGTTGCCAAAGCCCCTGCCGAGCCGGAAGCCACAGCGGTTCCTGCCGAGCCTGAGGCCACAGAGGCTGCTGCGCCCGAGCAGCCCTCCGTGCAGTCCGCGGAGAAGGAAAAGGACAAGGCATGA